Genomic window (Leptotrichia sp. OH3620_COT-345):
TTCCATTAATTGTATTAATTCAAGATTTGCATTTTTCAGTAATCTGTTGTTCTCCCTCTTTGCCTGCTTAAATGATGTATGTAAATCTTTTATTGATGTATTCAATTCTTTTCTCGTCTGACTTATCGCATTTTCAGTACTCTTTACTTCAGGCGATGTCAATCCTTCTGAAAACGTCAACATCCCCATTAAAAGGAAACTTAACAAAAGTGCTCTTGTATACTTTATGTCTTTACATCTTTTTGCCAATGCCCTTAAGTCCTTTTCCATTCTTTTTAAATTATTACTCATTATTTTTCTCCTTCTGAATAAATATTCCAAAATTTAATAATTACTTTCATTACATAAAATCTTTAAATCTTTTATGTTTCAAAATTGTCAGCCGTAATCTTATCGCCTCATGAAATAAT
Coding sequences:
- a CDS encoding autotransporter-associated N-terminal domain-containing protein yields the protein MSNNLKRMEKDLRALAKRCKDIKYTRALLLSFLLMGMLTFSEGLTSPEVKSTENAISQTRKELNTSIKDLHTSFKQAKRENNRLLKNANLELIQLME